GACCGCATTGCTACCGTTCTATTTGTTCTCATCGCATTGATCATCGTCCTTCTTCTCGCGGGATTATTGGGATACATTTTGGTGAAGGGACTGGCGGTCATCAATTGGAAGTTCATCACCACCCCTCCTAAATTTATGCAGGCCGGTGGCGGTGTAGGGCCGCAATTATACAATTCGATTTATCTGCTTATTTTGACGACCATCATTACAACCCCCGTTGGAATGGGGGCAGGGATCTATTTGGCCGAGTATGCCAAACCGGGACGACTCACTCATTTTTTGCGCACCAGCATCGAGATTCTCTCCTCGCTTCCGTCTATCGTGGTCGGTTTATTCGGACTCTTGCTTTTTGTCAACTACACAGGATGGGGATATACCCTCATGGGCGGTGCGTTAGCCTTATCCATTTTTAATCTTCCTCTCATGGTCCGCATTACGGAAGATGCCATCTCCGCCGTTCCCAGGGAACAGAAGGAAGCTGCTTTAGCTTTAGGCCTTACCCACTGGACCACCATCACGAAGGTGCTTATTCCCTCCGCTCTTCCCGGGATTATTACCGGAACGATTTTGGCGTCGGGGAGAGTTTTTGGCGAAGCTGCAGCCCTCTTATATACCTCCGGAATGAGCACCCCTGCCCTTGA
The DNA window shown above is from Thermicanus aegyptius DSM 12793 and carries:
- the pstA gene encoding phosphate ABC transporter permease PstA; this encodes MTAKMADRIATVLFVLIALIIVLLLAGLLGYILVKGLAVINWKFITTPPKFMQAGGGVGPQLYNSIYLLILTTIITTPVGMGAGIYLAEYAKPGRLTHFLRTSIEILSSLPSIVVGLFGLLLFVNYTGWGYTLMGGALALSIFNLPLMVRITEDAISAVPREQKEAALALGLTHWTTITKVLIPSALPGIITGTILASGRVFGEAAALLYTSGMSTPALDFSNWNPFSPDSPLNPFRPGETLAVNIWKINSEGLVPDVKEIASGASALLVLAILAFNLLARALGSFLYRKMTSVK